One segment of Bacillus alkalisoli DNA contains the following:
- a CDS encoding fumarate hydratase yields the protein MEKLFNSMYDLVVETSTKLPKDVRRAIATAKLSESAGTRAAMSLATITNNIKMADDNVSPICQDTGLPTFKIKTPVGVNQLKIKEAILKAIEQATKDGKLRPNSVDSLTGANSGDNLGPGTPVIKFEQWEKDYIDARLILKGGGCENKNIQYSLPTELEGLGRAGRDLDGIRKCIMHSVYQAQGQGCSAGFIGVGIGGDRTSGYELAKEQLFRNNDDVNPVEELRQLEEYVMENANKLGIGTMGFGGETTLLGCKVGVMNRIPASFFVSVAYNCWAYRRLGMKINPETGEVTEWLYQEGDMIDFNQELAEKQEEVAQAQNREVVLQAPITEEQIRELKVGDVVHINGRMYTGRDAIHKHLMDNDAPVDLNGQIIYHCGPVMMKDEDGTWHVKAAGPTTSIREEPYQGDIMKRFGVRAVIGKGGMGLKTLAALNEHGGVYLNAIGGAAQYYADCIKGVDGVDLMEFGIPEAMWHLNVEGFTAVVTMDSHGNSLHQDVEKSSLEKLAQFKEPVFK from the coding sequence ATGGAAAAATTATTTAACAGCATGTACGATCTTGTTGTAGAGACAAGCACAAAGTTACCTAAAGATGTGCGTCGTGCCATTGCAACGGCAAAACTTAGCGAAAGCGCGGGAACTCGTGCGGCAATGTCACTTGCGACGATTACAAATAACATCAAAATGGCAGACGATAACGTGTCGCCAATTTGCCAAGATACAGGATTACCAACATTCAAAATCAAAACACCTGTTGGCGTCAACCAATTAAAAATAAAAGAAGCTATTCTTAAAGCAATCGAACAAGCTACAAAAGACGGTAAACTACGTCCAAACTCTGTTGACTCCTTAACAGGTGCAAACAGCGGGGACAACCTAGGACCTGGCACACCTGTCATCAAGTTCGAGCAATGGGAAAAAGATTACATTGATGCGCGCCTTATCTTAAAAGGTGGCGGTTGTGAAAATAAAAACATACAATACAGTTTACCAACGGAACTAGAAGGTCTTGGTCGTGCTGGTCGTGACTTAGACGGTATTCGCAAATGCATCATGCATTCTGTATATCAAGCACAAGGACAAGGGTGTAGCGCTGGTTTCATCGGCGTTGGAATCGGTGGAGACCGCACATCTGGCTACGAGCTTGCGAAAGAGCAACTTTTCCGCAACAATGACGACGTAAATCCTGTAGAAGAACTACGTCAACTAGAAGAGTATGTAATGGAAAATGCAAATAAACTTGGTATCGGAACAATGGGCTTCGGTGGCGAAACAACATTACTTGGATGTAAAGTTGGCGTAATGAACCGTATTCCAGCAAGCTTCTTCGTATCTGTTGCATACAACTGTTGGGCGTACCGTCGCTTAGGCATGAAAATTAACCCTGAAACAGGCGAAGTAACGGAATGGTTATACCAAGAAGGCGACATGATCGACTTCAACCAAGAGCTTGCAGAAAAACAAGAAGAAGTAGCACAAGCTCAAAATAGAGAAGTGGTTCTTCAAGCACCAATTACTGAAGAGCAAATTCGCGAACTAAAAGTTGGGGACGTTGTCCACATTAACGGTCGCATGTACACTGGTCGTGACGCAATCCACAAACACTTAATGGACAACGACGCACCCGTTGATTTAAATGGTCAAATCATTTACCACTGTGGACCGGTAATGATGAAAGACGAAGATGGCACGTGGCACGTAAAAGCTGCTGGACCAACAACAAGTATTCGCGAGGAGCCTTACCAAGGTGACATCATGAAGAGATTTGGTGTGCGCGCAGTAATCGGAAAAGGTGGAATGGGTTTAAAAACTCTTGCAGCCCTAAACGAACACGGCGGAGTGTACTTAAACGCAATCGGTGGAGCAGCACAATACTACGCAGATTGTATTAAAGGTGTAGACGGTGTGGACTTAATGGAATTCGGTATTCCAGAAGCAATGTGGCACTTAAATGTAGAAGGCTTTACAGCAGTTGTTACAATGGACTCACACGGCAACAGCTTACACCAAGATGTAGAAAAATCATCTCTAGAAAAATTAGCACAATTTAAAGAGCCAGTATTCAAATAA
- a CDS encoding SE1561 family protein has product MGKATDNKDSQVDYLKDRFNMFLEVLDSMDPESTDVEDIDRLIQMLDDLEGKYNQFKKDWE; this is encoded by the coding sequence ATGGGCAAAGCAACTGATAACAAAGACTCTCAAGTAGATTATTTGAAGGATCGTTTTAATATGTTTTTAGAAGTGTTAGATTCTATGGATCCAGAATCAACAGACGTAGAGGACATCGACAGATTAATCCAAATGTTAGATGACTTGGAAGGTAAGTATAATCAGTTTAAGAAGGATTGGGAATAA
- the yfkAB gene encoding radical SAM/CxCxxxxC motif protein YfkAB, with translation MKSISLPPITTSFDPWEAYLDVKEYGKMTLTNVEFTTTTLCNMRCEHCAVGYTLQPKDPDALPLELLIRRLEEIPHLRSISITGGEPMVSKKSVENYVVPLLKYAHERGVRTQINSNLTIDLDRYEMIVPFLDVLHISHNWGTLDDFVEGGFAMMERKPTFAQRANYFEKMIENSKALTKAGVIVSAETMLNKRTLPYIEKIHKQIVEEMNCQRHEIHPMYPSDFASGLEVLSLGEMRDAIHRLLDMRDENVWMLFGTLPFYACSDNEDDLKLLDRLYKAKNVTVRNDPDGRSRLNVNIFDGNIIVTDFGDTPPLGNIQTTTLPEAYDKWMEGEIAKSLNCHCPAVQCLGPNILVKNAYYPEVDFQQKKANLAKD, from the coding sequence ATGAAATCAATTTCCTTACCACCAATTACAACTTCCTTCGACCCGTGGGAAGCTTACTTAGATGTAAAAGAATATGGAAAAATGACGCTAACGAACGTTGAGTTCACAACAACGACTCTTTGCAATATGCGGTGTGAACACTGTGCGGTCGGATACACGCTGCAACCGAAAGACCCGGACGCACTGCCGCTTGAGCTTCTCATTCGTCGCCTAGAAGAAATCCCACATTTACGCTCCATCTCCATAACCGGCGGGGAGCCGATGGTATCCAAAAAATCTGTTGAAAACTATGTGGTGCCTCTTTTAAAGTATGCCCATGAACGCGGGGTGCGCACACAAATAAATTCAAATTTAACGATAGATTTAGATCGTTACGAGATGATTGTCCCCTTCTTGGACGTACTGCATATCTCACACAACTGGGGCACGTTGGACGATTTTGTAGAAGGTGGATTTGCGATGATGGAACGCAAACCAACTTTTGCACAAAGAGCAAATTATTTTGAGAAAATGATTGAAAACTCAAAAGCGCTTACGAAAGCAGGCGTGATCGTGTCCGCAGAGACGATGTTAAATAAGCGTACGCTCCCATATATCGAAAAAATCCACAAACAAATCGTGGAAGAAATGAATTGCCAAAGGCACGAGATTCATCCTATGTACCCAAGCGATTTCGCCAGTGGTCTAGAGGTTCTTTCGTTAGGAGAGATGCGCGATGCGATACATCGTTTGCTCGATATGAGAGATGAAAACGTGTGGATGTTGTTTGGAACGTTGCCGTTTTATGCTTGTAGCGATAACGAAGATGATTTGAAATTGTTAGATCGTTTGTACAAAGCAAAAAATGTGACGGTTCGAAATGATCCCGATGGACGCTCCCGCTTGAATGTGAACATTTTTGACGGAAATATTATCGTAACAGACTTCGGTGACACACCACCGCTTGGGAACATTCAAACAACAACTTTACCTGAAGCTTATGACAAGTGGATGGAAGGGGAAATCGCGAAGTCATTGAACTGTCATTGTCCTGCTGTTCAGTGCTTAGGACCGAACATTTTGGTGAAAAATGCCTATTATCCTGAGGTGGATTTTCAACAGAAAAAAGCGAATTTAGCTAAAGATTAA
- a CDS encoding YfkD famly protein encodes MRLFQVLIIATIMLTYSIGAQAEGEKKETKGKLEIPNSVLDISKDNTYPNPTEDVPYLQPSELAEELITSSNVPIENPQLIKMLNESNISPSPVAIGYRATIYLGQWPLSYESNETSVNWEYQKINTNYADNRGGNAPHQISYRQEAQKQVKGGLTSKVDRSDEVKQMMMIKAAEKTKLPLSFNTIIGAGTKKDQVYNVPVKRLGYLYGYAPAVNEKGKVTYGEVFLVLKGSKKSVVVKNVTSQGIGAWIPVQDHVSFLYVATERPR; translated from the coding sequence ATGCGTCTTTTTCAAGTACTCATCATTGCTACCATCATGTTAACATACTCCATTGGTGCACAGGCGGAAGGCGAGAAGAAAGAAACAAAAGGGAAGTTAGAGATTCCTAATTCTGTTCTGGATATTTCTAAAGACAATACATATCCAAATCCAACAGAAGATGTTCCATATTTACAACCGAGTGAATTAGCAGAAGAGCTGATTACTTCTTCTAATGTACCAATCGAGAATCCGCAATTAATTAAAATGTTAAATGAGTCGAACATTTCTCCATCTCCAGTTGCGATTGGTTATCGTGCAACAATCTACCTTGGTCAATGGCCACTTTCATACGAGTCAAATGAAACAAGTGTAAACTGGGAGTATCAAAAAATTAATACAAACTATGCAGACAATCGTGGCGGTAATGCCCCACACCAAATTAGTTATCGTCAAGAAGCGCAAAAGCAAGTGAAAGGCGGACTTACTTCCAAAGTAGATCGTTCCGACGAAGTAAAGCAAATGATGATGATTAAAGCGGCAGAAAAAACAAAGCTTCCATTGTCATTCAACACAATTATCGGTGCTGGTACGAAAAAAGACCAAGTATACAATGTGCCAGTGAAGAGGTTGGGGTACTTGTATGGGTATGCACCAGCTGTTAACGAAAAAGGAAAAGTAACATACGGTGAAGTGTTCCTTGTGTTAAAAGGAAGCAAGAAAAGCGTTGTAGTGAAAAACGTAACATCTCAAGGAATCGGCGCATGGATTCCGGTGCAAGATCATGTTTCATTCTTATATGTAGCGACGGAGAGACCGAGATAA
- a CDS encoding YczE/YyaS/YitT family protein, producing MLKRSLFYLIGLFVLSFGVSLTIKSNLGAGAWDALNVGLSNTIGLTVGSWVFIVGIILIVINTFLRKSKPDYLAVITIFLVGVFIDFWLIVVYPDWTPEGIVWRSILLLSGMIFLAFGIATYLQAKFPLIPIDNFMLGIQERLKVKLMTAKTFAEIFALIFAIIFKGPIGVGTFIITFGVGPIIQIFFPILEKLYNNIGRKS from the coding sequence GTGTTAAAAAGATCATTGTTTTATTTAATTGGCTTATTTGTTTTATCGTTCGGAGTTAGTTTGACGATAAAATCTAATCTCGGAGCAGGTGCATGGGATGCGCTGAACGTAGGCCTGTCTAATACAATCGGATTAACAGTAGGTAGTTGGGTATTCATCGTTGGTATTATCCTTATAGTTATCAATACATTTTTGCGAAAAAGTAAGCCAGATTACTTAGCGGTCATTACAATATTTTTAGTTGGTGTTTTTATCGACTTTTGGTTGATTGTCGTCTACCCAGATTGGACACCAGAAGGAATTGTATGGAGATCCATTTTATTATTATCAGGAATGATCTTCCTTGCATTCGGTATCGCTACATATTTACAAGCGAAATTCCCACTTATTCCGATTGACAACTTTATGCTTGGAATTCAGGAAAGACTAAAAGTGAAATTAATGACAGCCAAAACGTTCGCGGAAATTTTCGCCTTAATTTTTGCCATTATCTTTAAAGGACCAATTGGAGTTGGTACATTCATTATCACTTTCGGAGTTGGACCAATCATCCAAATCTTTTTCCCTATACTCGAAAAACTTTATAACAATATCGGCCGTAAGAGTTAA
- a CDS encoding BsuPI-related putative proteinase inhibitor: protein MMKKIPFFVLSSMMVASLLTGCGVTDTNTGATPKDPEQKETEVIAGEIVKDATITNEGNGLVKVVFTVDNQTADVVKIDLSSGLSVDYILYDSAGNKMYQLSEETLATLALQTIELKQGEKFEEEIEIGALPAGDYSIDVFLNNGEKANEVKKQFTVSNDSMYQRIQAEYVKKDGSLIEIAFGEEKLTYRLTDFAAEQLNELAPGPVDFIYHERVDLQTIERFIPVEGLTYVKTEKSVLEVNDQLVKTLEKVKESKSSTPLEGLEPFEVFALYMYTQAGEDYETLYYFYPEGALNISVEQFVKEGKDVTNTENTQAFMKKLNEVRDFSVITKGEEGRVIFKQDGDVSNLTFQMVKQNGIWHVHPMPLQ from the coding sequence ATGATGAAAAAAATTCCTTTCTTTGTACTCAGCTCCATGATGGTCGCGAGTTTATTAACAGGTTGCGGTGTAACGGATACAAATACAGGGGCAACCCCAAAAGACCCTGAACAAAAAGAAACAGAAGTCATTGCAGGCGAAATAGTAAAAGATGCAACTATTACAAACGAAGGTAACGGGTTAGTAAAAGTAGTTTTCACTGTTGATAACCAAACGGCAGATGTGGTGAAAATCGATCTATCAAGCGGGTTATCAGTAGATTACATTCTATACGACAGTGCTGGAAACAAAATGTATCAACTTTCCGAAGAAACTCTCGCAACGTTAGCTCTTCAAACGATTGAACTCAAACAAGGCGAAAAATTCGAAGAAGAAATAGAAATCGGAGCCCTGCCAGCAGGTGACTACTCCATCGATGTATTTTTAAACAATGGGGAGAAAGCAAACGAAGTCAAAAAACAATTCACAGTTAGCAATGATTCAATGTATCAACGAATACAAGCTGAGTACGTGAAAAAAGATGGAAGTCTAATAGAAATAGCATTTGGAGAAGAGAAACTAACTTACCGATTAACAGATTTCGCTGCAGAACAATTAAACGAGTTAGCGCCTGGACCTGTAGATTTTATCTATCATGAGAGAGTCGACTTACAAACAATTGAAAGGTTCATTCCAGTAGAAGGCTTAACGTATGTGAAGACGGAAAAGTCCGTATTAGAGGTGAATGATCAACTCGTAAAAACATTAGAAAAAGTGAAAGAATCCAAAAGTTCAACTCCACTAGAAGGACTGGAGCCATTTGAAGTATTTGCTCTATACATGTACACACAAGCTGGTGAAGACTATGAAACTTTGTACTATTTCTATCCAGAAGGTGCTTTAAATATTTCAGTGGAACAGTTTGTTAAAGAAGGCAAAGATGTAACAAACACAGAAAACACGCAAGCATTTATGAAAAAGCTTAATGAAGTACGAGATTTCTCCGTTATTACAAAGGGAGAAGAAGGCAGAGTTATTTTTAAACAAGATGGAGACGTGAGCAACTTAACGTTCCAAATGGTTAAACAAAATGGCATTTGGCATGTTCATCCAATGCCACTTCAATAA
- a CDS encoding OsmC family protein, translating to MQFKMKEVGFVTNVEYGELHVSGDEKYGFRPYQLMVSSIAVCSGGVFRKILEKKRFIIEDITIDADVTRNEQEANRLEKIHLHYKIKGTGLEGKEKQIHSAMELANKNCPMAQSVVGSIEITETFELV from the coding sequence ATGCAATTCAAAATGAAAGAAGTAGGGTTTGTGACAAACGTAGAATATGGGGAATTACACGTTTCAGGTGATGAAAAATACGGATTCCGTCCGTATCAATTAATGGTTTCTTCCATCGCTGTATGTAGCGGAGGCGTTTTTCGCAAAATTTTAGAGAAGAAAAGATTTATTATTGAAGACATCACAATTGATGCAGACGTAACTCGAAATGAACAAGAGGCAAATCGCTTAGAGAAAATTCATCTTCATTACAAAATTAAAGGTACAGGTTTAGAAGGAAAAGAAAAACAAATCCATTCAGCCATGGAACTAGCGAACAAAAATTGCCCAATGGCCCAATCGGTAGTTGGTAGTATTGAAATTACTGAGACGTTTGAGTTGGTATAA
- a CDS encoding MFS transporter — MNKQVYRFWVLVSIVAISGFSQGMLLPLIAIIFENSGVSSSLNGLHAAGLYIGVLLASPFMEQPLRRFGYKPLIVVGGLLVIVSLASFPLWHSFWFWFVLRFFIGVGDHMLHFSTQTWITSFSSEKKRGRNIALYGLFFGLGFAAGPLMTRLIDIYLYLPFIISSIISLLVWMTVLFIKNEFPEKDMETTSFFGTMQRFAKVWKYAWIAFLPPFGYGFLEASLNGNFPVYALRNGISIEAVSILLPAFAIGSIVFQLPLGLLSDKFGRRNILLVVTLAGTASFFAASMLEHSVVGLMICFTIAGMLVGSTFSLGITYMADLLPKNLLPAGNLMCGIAFSVGSMSGPLLGGVFIQFASVSFFFVIATMLLGIFIALVMYKEKPVARKVVAA; from the coding sequence ATGAACAAACAAGTTTATCGATTTTGGGTGTTAGTATCGATTGTAGCCATTTCTGGTTTTTCGCAAGGTATGTTACTCCCTCTAATCGCCATTATATTTGAAAATAGTGGTGTCAGTAGTTCATTGAATGGACTACACGCTGCTGGGTTATATATCGGAGTTTTACTCGCTTCGCCATTTATGGAGCAGCCGTTAAGGCGTTTTGGTTATAAACCGCTAATCGTGGTCGGTGGATTATTAGTGATTGTTTCGTTAGCAAGTTTTCCCTTATGGCATTCGTTTTGGTTTTGGTTCGTGCTTCGCTTTTTCATAGGTGTTGGTGATCACATGCTACACTTTAGTACGCAAACGTGGATTACTTCCTTTTCTTCTGAAAAAAAGCGTGGCCGAAACATTGCACTTTACGGATTATTCTTTGGCCTAGGCTTCGCTGCTGGACCATTAATGACGAGATTGATCGATATTTATCTTTACTTGCCATTTATCATTTCATCTATTATTAGTTTGCTAGTTTGGATGACGGTTCTTTTTATTAAAAATGAATTTCCTGAAAAAGATATGGAGACAACATCTTTCTTTGGCACGATGCAGCGTTTTGCAAAAGTGTGGAAATATGCTTGGATCGCCTTTTTGCCGCCGTTTGGCTATGGATTTTTGGAAGCCTCGTTGAACGGGAATTTTCCAGTATACGCATTGCGAAACGGGATTAGTATCGAGGCTGTGTCTATTCTTTTGCCAGCGTTCGCTATTGGAAGCATTGTGTTTCAGTTGCCCCTTGGATTGTTAAGTGACAAATTCGGACGCCGGAACATCTTGTTAGTTGTAACACTTGCTGGTACTGCTAGCTTTTTTGCTGCAAGCATGTTGGAGCATTCGGTAGTCGGATTAATGATTTGTTTTACAATCGCTGGGATGTTGGTCGGATCGACGTTCTCGTTAGGAATAACGTATATGGCTGATCTTTTGCCAAAAAACTTATTGCCTGCGGGTAACTTAATGTGTGGAATTGCGTTTAGTGTTGGAAGTATGAGTGGACCGTTGTTAGGTGGAGTGTTTATCCAATTTGCATCGGTGAGTTTTTTCTTCGTTATTGCGACGATGTTGTTAGGAATTTTTATTGCGTTGGTTATGTATAAAGAAAAGCCAGTTGCTCGAAAAGTTGTTGCAGCATAA
- a CDS encoding DMT family transporter, producing MNAEKFYTSKLGIILAAFGATFLWGSAFPAIKMSYEALEILPTDFDKQLLFAGYRFFLAGVMIFLFFWLMKKNFTLRKDTIVPLVQLGFVQTFLQYVLFYIGLSYSTGMQGAVIAGTASFFQILFAHFLYSDDSLSRRKWLGIMLGFAGVLIVNLPKVDAGISFGVGEVLLVLAMMVSAYGNIMARERAAKMDVSYLTSYQMLFGSIGLLGVGGFSAGLLSISFNLYTFSLLLYLSFLSAAGFILWNNVMKYNKVGKVSMYLFLVPVFGVFLSSVFLNEVLGWTILIGLVCVTVGIIIVNNERLGLKREGKKAA from the coding sequence ATGAACGCGGAAAAATTTTATACGAGCAAGCTTGGTATTATACTTGCAGCTTTTGGCGCGACATTTTTATGGGGAAGTGCTTTTCCTGCCATTAAAATGAGCTACGAGGCATTAGAAATCTTACCAACTGATTTCGATAAACAGTTACTATTTGCTGGCTATCGCTTCTTTTTAGCTGGTGTTATGATATTTTTGTTTTTTTGGCTAATGAAAAAGAACTTTACGCTACGAAAAGATACAATCGTACCGCTTGTACAACTAGGTTTTGTTCAAACATTTTTACAATATGTGTTGTTTTATATAGGGTTAAGCTATTCCACAGGCATGCAAGGTGCGGTCATTGCAGGAACCGCTTCGTTCTTTCAAATATTATTTGCCCACTTTCTGTACAGTGATGACTCCCTTTCTAGACGTAAATGGCTAGGAATTATGCTCGGTTTTGCTGGAGTTTTAATTGTTAACTTACCAAAAGTAGATGCAGGGATTTCGTTTGGTGTAGGGGAAGTGTTGCTCGTTTTAGCGATGATGGTTTCGGCATACGGCAACATTATGGCTCGTGAACGGGCGGCAAAAATGGATGTTTCCTACTTAACTTCCTATCAAATGCTATTCGGATCTATCGGATTGTTGGGCGTTGGCGGATTTTCTGCAGGGTTATTGAGCATTTCCTTTAACTTGTACACGTTCAGCTTGCTCCTTTATTTATCGTTCCTATCAGCAGCTGGATTTATTTTATGGAACAATGTGATGAAGTATAACAAAGTCGGAAAAGTGTCGATGTACTTATTCCTCGTACCGGTGTTTGGTGTGTTTTTATCTTCGGTATTCTTAAACGAAGTGTTAGGCTGGACCATTTTGATTGGCTTAGTCTGTGTAACGGTGGGAATTATCATCGTCAACAATGAACGGTTAGGGTTGAAAAGAGAAGGGAAGAAGGCCGCGTAA
- a CDS encoding heavy metal translocating P-type ATPase: protein MQNTYQLMKPVEKENMLEKAKLHIELIMAILSGALILGGWILLRLDITTAAVPVFILAYVVGGFFKAKEGMKDTIESKQLNVEMLMIIAAIGAAIIGYWMEGAILIFIFALSGALETYTMNRSNKEISALMDIQPEEALRINGNFEEKVHVSALKIGDQILVKPGERVPSDGVIVRGESAIDEAAITGESIPQQKQLDDQVYAGTMNMNGSIVVEVTKLASETLFQKIINLVQNAQSEKSPSQQFMERFEGPYVKIVLIVVAIMMFLPYFLLGWSWNETFYRAMILLVVASPCALVASIMPATLSAISNGARKGILFKGGVHLESLSNLQAIAFDKTGTLTKGKPEVTDIVVREGLDKNEFLHAVGSIENNSNHPLAQAITNYAKKNGTDSLVRPDKMEDQAGWGIVGVINGTEYKIGKADFVGSQLADEFADGIAKNLTSEGKTIVYVADSDGIAGLIALKDTIRKETIEALQHLARLNVNTIMLTGDSKRTAEAIAAETAIGSYIAECLPEKKVEKVKELKAKYHVVAMVGDGINDAPALATANVGIAMGEGTDVALETADIVLMKNDLRKIAEAVELSKRMNRIIKQNVVFSIVVIMFLITSNFLQIIDLPFGVIGHEGSTLLVILNGLRLLR from the coding sequence ATGCAAAATACGTACCAGCTTATGAAGCCTGTTGAAAAGGAAAATATGTTGGAAAAGGCAAAATTACACATTGAGTTAATCATGGCTATTTTGTCTGGAGCACTCATTCTGGGCGGGTGGATATTGTTGCGACTAGACATAACGACAGCAGCAGTACCGGTGTTTATATTGGCATATGTTGTTGGAGGATTTTTTAAAGCAAAAGAAGGTATGAAGGATACGATTGAAAGCAAGCAACTGAATGTAGAGATGCTGATGATTATTGCCGCAATTGGAGCTGCTATTATTGGTTATTGGATGGAAGGTGCCATTTTAATTTTCATCTTCGCGCTAAGTGGAGCGCTTGAAACATATACGATGAACCGAAGTAATAAAGAGATTTCGGCGTTAATGGATATTCAGCCGGAGGAAGCATTAAGGATTAATGGCAATTTTGAAGAAAAAGTACATGTGTCAGCATTAAAAATTGGTGATCAAATTCTGGTAAAGCCAGGAGAAAGAGTTCCATCTGACGGCGTGATTGTGCGTGGAGAATCAGCGATTGATGAGGCGGCAATTACTGGGGAATCAATTCCGCAGCAAAAACAGTTAGATGACCAAGTTTACGCAGGTACGATGAATATGAACGGATCAATTGTTGTGGAAGTGACAAAGCTTGCTAGCGAGACATTGTTCCAAAAGATAATTAACCTTGTACAAAATGCTCAGAGTGAGAAGTCCCCTTCTCAGCAGTTTATGGAACGTTTTGAAGGGCCTTATGTGAAAATTGTATTAATTGTTGTTGCGATTATGATGTTCCTTCCTTACTTTTTACTTGGATGGAGCTGGAATGAAACCTTTTACCGCGCGATGATTTTACTAGTAGTTGCTTCTCCTTGTGCACTTGTTGCTTCTATCATGCCAGCGACCCTGTCGGCCATTTCTAATGGTGCTCGAAAAGGGATATTGTTCAAAGGTGGCGTACATTTAGAAAGTTTAAGCAACTTGCAGGCAATTGCGTTTGATAAAACAGGAACGTTAACGAAAGGTAAGCCGGAAGTAACTGATATCGTAGTTCGTGAAGGTTTGGATAAAAATGAATTTCTCCATGCAGTTGGTTCGATAGAAAATAACTCCAATCACCCTTTGGCACAGGCCATAACAAATTATGCGAAGAAGAATGGCACCGATTCACTTGTTCGACCTGATAAAATGGAAGATCAAGCTGGCTGGGGAATTGTTGGCGTTATTAATGGAACGGAGTACAAGATTGGAAAAGCTGATTTTGTCGGGTCTCAGCTTGCAGATGAGTTTGCTGATGGAATTGCGAAGAACCTTACTTCAGAAGGAAAAACGATCGTGTATGTTGCAGACAGTGATGGTATTGCTGGACTAATTGCTTTAAAAGATACGATTCGAAAAGAAACGATTGAAGCATTGCAACATCTTGCACGTTTGAACGTAAACACCATCATGTTGACTGGTGACAGTAAACGTACAGCTGAAGCGATTGCAGCGGAAACAGCAATCGGAAGTTATATTGCGGAATGTTTACCGGAGAAGAAAGTCGAAAAAGTAAAGGAACTGAAAGCAAAGTATCATGTGGTTGCGATGGTTGGTGACGGAATAAACGATGCTCCTGCTCTTGCAACGGCAAACGTCGGAATTGCAATGGGGGAAGGGACAGATGTCGCCCTCGAAACAGCGGATATTGTGTTAATGAAAAATGATTTAAGGAAAATAGCAGAGGCAGTCGAGTTGTCAAAGCGAATGAATCGCATCATTAAACAAAACGTTGTGTTCTCAATTGTTGTAATAATGTTTTTAATCACCTCCAACTTTTTACAAATAATTGATTTGCCATTTGGCGTTATCGGACATGAAGGAAGTACTTTGTTAGTTATTTTAAATGGATTGCGGTTATTAAGATAA
- a CDS encoding YihY/virulence factor BrkB family protein — translation MAIFSFGKDLLHRFSRDEVFGLSAELAYFFLLSLFPFLIFILSLIAYLPISQEDVLGAIRQYAPGETMNLIETNVQQIMTEQRGGLLSFGLIAALWSASNGINAVVRAFNRAYDVNENRSFIVTRGTAVLLTFAMVFVIIVALLLPVFGKEIGMLVATTLGYSDEFLVVWNAIRFTLSFIILLLVFTALYFIAPNKRLHVKEVFIGALFATVGWMTVSYLFSYYVSNFGNYTATYGSLGGIIVLLIWFYLSGLLIIVGGEINAILQKRKEMTV, via the coding sequence ATGGCCATATTCTCTTTTGGGAAAGATCTACTACATAGATTTAGTAGGGACGAGGTATTTGGTTTGTCAGCGGAACTCGCCTACTTCTTCTTATTATCATTATTTCCGTTTCTAATTTTTATATTATCCCTCATTGCTTACTTGCCAATTTCCCAAGAGGATGTTTTAGGAGCAATTCGTCAATATGCTCCTGGGGAAACGATGAACTTAATTGAAACGAATGTGCAACAAATTATGACAGAACAACGTGGAGGCCTGCTTTCTTTCGGTTTAATCGCTGCGCTCTGGTCCGCTTCTAACGGCATTAATGCAGTTGTACGAGCATTTAACCGCGCCTATGACGTGAACGAAAATAGATCTTTCATTGTTACTCGCGGCACGGCAGTGCTATTAACATTCGCGATGGTATTTGTTATTATTGTAGCGCTTTTACTACCGGTGTTTGGAAAAGAGATTGGAATGCTAGTCGCAACGACTTTAGGTTATTCTGATGAATTTCTTGTTGTATGGAACGCTATTCGATTTACTTTAAGCTTTATCATTTTACTACTAGTTTTTACGGCATTATATTTTATCGCACCAAATAAAAGATTACACGTTAAAGAAGTATTTATCGGTGCATTGTTTGCAACAGTCGGGTGGATGACAGTATCTTACTTATTTTCGTACTATGTAAGTAATTTTGGTAATTACACAGCAACTTACGGTAGTTTGGGTGGTATTATCGTTTTATTAATTTGGTTTTATTTATCAGGACTTTTAATTATTGTTGGTGGAGAAATAAACGCCATACTGCAAAAGCGAAAAGAAATGACTGTGTAA